In a genomic window of Suricata suricatta isolate VVHF042 chromosome 12, meerkat_22Aug2017_6uvM2_HiC, whole genome shotgun sequence:
- the LOC115273743 gene encoding olfactory receptor 7A17-like translates to MKPGNDTQISEFLLLGFSETPELQPLIFGLFLSMYLITVLGNLLIILVVGSDSHLHTPMYFFLANLSFVDICFTSTTVPKMLVNIQTQSKVITYEDCITQMNFFIIFSGLDIYLLAVMAYDRFVAICHPLHYTVIMNPRLCGLLVLASWNTSVLHSLLQTSMVLQLSFCPSTEVEIPHFFCELNQMIQLACSDTFLNNLVMYLAVRLLAGGSLAGILYSYSKIVSSICRISSAQGKYKAFSTCASHLLVVSLFFCTSLGVYLSSAATQSSHSSAVASAMYTVVTPMLNPFIYSLRNRDLKVALKRIIGILLI, encoded by the coding sequence ATGAAGCCAGGAAATGATACACAGATATCGGAATTCCTGCTTCTGGGATTTTCAGAGACACCAGAGCTGCAGCCTCTCATATTTGGGCTTTTCCTCTCCATGTACCTGATCACTGTGTTGGGGAATCTACTTATCATCCTGGTTGTTGGCTCTGACTCCCACCTCcacacgcccatgtacttcttccttgccaacctGTCCTTTGTTgacatctgcttcacctccaccacTGTCCCCAAGATGCTGGTGAATATCCAGACACAGAGCAAAGTTATAACCTATGAAGACTGCATCACACAGATGAACTTTTTCATAATCTTTTCAGGGTTGGACATCTATCTCCTtgctgtgatggcctatgacaggtttgtggccatctgtcatcCCCTACACTACACAGTCATCATGAACCCCCGGCTCTGTGGACTACTGGTTCTAGCATCCTGGAACACAAGTGTCTTGCATTCCTTGTTACAAACTTCAATGGTGTTGCAactgtccttctgtccttccacAGAAGTGGAAATTCCCCACTTTTTCTGTGAGCTCAATCAGATGATCCAACTTGCCTGTTCTGACACCTTCCTGAATAACTTGGTGATGTATCTTGCAGTTAGGCTGCTGGCTGGAGGGTCACTTGCTGGGATCCTTTACTCTTATTCTAAGATAGTTTCCTCCATATGTAGGATCTCATCAGCTCAGGGcaaatataaagcattttccacctGTGCATCTCACCTTTTAGTTGTCTCCTTATTTTTTTGTACGAGCCTAGGAGTGTACCTTAGTTCTGCTGCGACCCAGAGCTCCCACTCCAGTGCAGTAGCATCAGCAATGTACACAGTGGTCacgcccatgctgaaccccttcatctacagcctgaggaacagagaccTAAAGGTGGCTCTCAAAAGAATCATTGGGATTTTATTGATTTGA
- the LOC115274363 gene encoding olfactory receptor 7A5-like: protein NLSFVDICVTSTTVPKMLWNIQTQSKVITYVDCITQMNFFLIFSGLDLSLLTIMAYDRFVAICHPLHYMVIMNPRLCGLLVLVSWVLTVSHSLLQTSMVLRLSFCTEVEIPHFFCELDRMIQLACSDTFLNNLVIYLAAMLLAGGPFIGILYSYSQIVFCICRISSAQGKYKAFSTCASHLSVVSLFYCTGLGVYFSSADAQSSHSSATASVMYTVVTPMLNPFIYSLRNRDIKEALMRLSEMAAIKVPIFPGLKNTP from the coding sequence AACCTGTCCTTTGTGGACATCTGTGTCACCTCCACAACCGTCCCCAAGATGCTGTGGAACATCCAGACTCAGAGCAAAGTCATAACCTATGTGGACTGCATCACACAGATGaactttttcttaatcttttcagGACTGGACCTCTCTCTCTTGACCATAATGGCCTATGACAggtttgtggccatctgtcacccctTGCACTACATGGTCATCATGAACCCCCGGCTCTGTGGACTGCTGGTCCTGGTGTCCTGGGTCCTGACTGTCTCGCATTCCTTGTTACAAACCTCAATGGTGTTGAGGCTGTCCTTCTGTACAGAGGTGGAAATCCCCCACTTTTTTTGTGAACTCGACCGGATGATCCAACTTGCCTGTTCTGACACCTTTCTGAATAACTTGGTGATATATCTTGCAGCTATGCTGTTGGCTGGCGGTCCCTTCATTGGGATCCTTTATTCTTACTCCCAGATAGTTTTCTGCATATGTAGAATCTCATCAGCTCAGGGCAAGTACAAAGCATTTTCCACCTGTGCGTCTCACCTCTCAGTTGTCTCCCTATTTTACTGTACTGGCCTAGGAGTGTACTTTAGCTCTGCTGATGCCCAGAGCTCACACTCAAGTGCAACAGCATCAGTGATGTACACGGTGGTCacgcccatgctgaaccccttcatctacagcctgaggaacagagacataaAGGAGGCTCTGATGAGACTCTCTGAGATGGCAGCTATAAAAGTTCCAATTTTCCCGGGGTTGAAAAATACCCCATGA
- the LOC115274362 gene encoding olfactory receptor-like protein OLF4 encodes MYLITVFGNLLIILVVGFDFHLHTPMYFFLTNLSFVDICVTSTTVPKMLWNIQTQSKVITYVDCITQMNFFLIFSGLDLYLLTIMAYDRFVAICHPLHYMVIMNPRLCGLLVLVSWVSVVSLFYCTGLGVYLSSADAQSSHSSATASVMYTVVTPMLNPFIYSLRNRDIKEALMRLSEMAAIKVPIFPGLKNTP; translated from the exons ATGTACCTGATCACTGTGTTTGGGAATCTGCTCATCATCCTGGTCGTCGGCTTTGACTTCCacctccacacacccatgtacttcttcctcaccaACCTGTCCTTTGTGGAC ATCTGTGTCACCTCCACAACCGTCCCCAAGATGCTGTGGAACATCCAGACTCAGAGCAAAGTCATAACCTATGTGGACTGCATCACACAGATGaactttttcttaatcttttcagGACTGGACCTCTATCTCCTGACCATAATGGCCTATGACAggtttgtggccatctgtcacccctTGCACTACATGGTCATCATGAACCCCCGGCTCTGTGGACTGCTGGTCCTGGTGTCCTGGG TCTCAGTTGTCTCCCTATTTTACTGTACTGGCCTGGGAGTGTACCTTAGCTCTGCTGATGCCCAGAGCTCACACTCAAGTGCAACAGCATCAGTGATGTACACGGTGGTCacgcccatgctgaaccccttcatctacagcctgaggaacagagacataaAGGAGGCTCTGATGAGACTCTCTGAGATGGCAGCTATAAAAGTTCCAATTTTCCCGGGGTTGAAAAATACCCCATGA
- the LOC115274973 gene encoding olfactory receptor-like protein OLF4, translated as MEQRNITWISKFMLLGFSERPELQPLIFGLFLSMYLITVLGNLLIILAIGSHSHLHTPMYFFLANLSFVDICFTSTTVPKMLLNIQTQSKVITYEDCITQMNFFIIFSGMDNLLLAVMAYDRFVAICHPLHYTVIMNPRLCGLLVLASWVTSVLHSLLQTSMVLQLSFCTEVEIPHFFCEFNQMIQLACSDTFLNNLVMYLAAVVLGGAPLAGILYSYSKIVSTIIGISSTQGKYKAFSTCASHLSLVSLFYCTVLGVYLSSAATQSSHSSAVASVMYTVVTPMLNPFIYSLRNRDIKRALKRIGGVPVM; from the coding sequence ATGGAACAACGAAATATTACATGGATATCCAAATTTATGCTTCTGGGATTTTCAGAGAGACCAGAGCTGCAGCCTCTCATATTTGGGCTTTTCCTCTCCATGTACCTGATCACTGTGTTGGGAAACCTCCTCATCATCCTGGCCATCGGTTCTCACTCCCACCTCcacacgcccatgtacttcttccttgccaacctATCTTTTGTagacatctgcttcacctccaccaccGTCCCAAAGATGCTCCTAAACATTCAGACTCAGAGCAAGGTCATAACCTATGAGGACTGCATCACACAGATGAACTTTTTCATAATCTTTTCAGGGATGGATAACTTACTCCTggctgtgatggcctatgacaggtttgtggccatctgtcaccccctACACTACACAGTCATCATGAACCCCCGGCTCTGTGGACTGCTGGTTCTAGCGTCCTGGGTCACAAGTGTCTTGCATTCCTTGTTACAAACCTCAATGGTGTTGCAGCTGTCCTTCTGTACAGAGGTGGAAATcccccactttttctgtgaaTTCAATCAGATGATCCAACTTGCCTGTTCTGACACCTTTCTTAATAACTTGGTGATGTATCTTGCAGCTGTGGTGCTGGGGGGTGCTCCTCTTGCTGGGATCCTTTACTCTTACTCTAAGATAGTTTCTACTATAATTGGGATCTCATCCACTCAGGGcaagtataaagcattttccacctGTGCGTCTCACCTCTCCCTTGTCTCCTTGTTTTATTGTACGGTCCTGGGAGTGTACCTTAGCTCCGCTGCCACCCAGAGTTCCCACTCCAGTGCTGTAGCCTCTGTGATGTACACGGTGGTCacgcccatgctgaaccccttcatctacagtctgaggaacagagacataaAAAGGGCTCTGAAAAGAATCGGTGGGGTTCCAGTGATGTAA